In Stutzerimonas stutzeri, a genomic segment contains:
- a CDS encoding response regulator, translating into MADNNSVLIVDDNVATRYAIHRVLQRHGYSVLEAGTGSEGLALIASEAVDALILDVNLPDMSGFDIVRQLRTDDRTRLLPVIHVSAASIQTGDIITGLDAGADAYLIHPVDPDVLLATLRTLLRVRDTEHALRESEARFRDIFSQVSAPIAVIDPQLHIHESNRALSQLLGGQPDPAALTASLAEGQESKLQALRDCLTNETRWQDTLVMRVAGERRETQWQVSPYRAAELGLVVIEDITEQRQRERSQRQQLENVNTELAREVAERVRTEAQLMQAQKMDALGKLTGGIAHDFNNLLTGIITGIELLKKRMSEGRTDAVLRFADTALNSARSAASMTNRLLAFARQQPLDARPADLNEQIRSLEELLQRTIGEHISLNLELCDHGAVAQVDANQLESAVLNLVINARDALPHGGTITIRTAKLEAQADADLADGSYVVLTVKDNGTGIVPELLDKVFDPFFTTKPLGQGTGLGLSSIYGFARQSGGEARLSSVLGEGTEVSLVLPAAVATSAATTVVDDMPQGNGEHVLIVEDMPAVRMLVAEMLTEAGYRCSEAGDVTTALSVLQDDPSVDLLLTDVGLPQLSGRELADAARIHRPALPVLFMTGYAENAVRRDRFLVAGMDMVIKPFQIGDLLSKVRQMLNLTPRAPTE; encoded by the coding sequence ATGGCGGATAACAACAGCGTTCTCATTGTCGACGACAACGTGGCAACGCGTTACGCAATCCACCGGGTCCTACAGCGCCACGGGTATTCAGTGCTCGAGGCCGGGACAGGCAGCGAAGGACTGGCCCTGATTGCCAGCGAAGCAGTCGACGCTTTGATTCTCGATGTAAATCTGCCCGACATGAGTGGCTTCGACATCGTCCGACAGCTGCGCACCGATGACCGGACCCGCCTGTTGCCGGTCATTCATGTGTCGGCGGCATCGATCCAGACCGGCGATATCATCACAGGCCTGGACGCGGGCGCCGATGCCTATCTGATCCATCCGGTCGACCCGGACGTCCTCCTCGCCACGCTGCGTACGCTGTTGCGCGTTCGAGACACCGAGCATGCACTGCGTGAGAGCGAAGCGCGTTTTCGGGATATTTTCTCGCAAGTCTCGGCGCCCATTGCGGTCATCGATCCGCAGTTGCACATCCATGAGAGTAACCGTGCGCTTTCCCAGCTGCTTGGCGGGCAGCCAGATCCGGCCGCGCTAACCGCCAGTCTGGCCGAGGGGCAGGAAAGCAAACTGCAGGCCCTGCGTGACTGCCTGACCAACGAAACCCGCTGGCAGGACACGCTCGTCATGCGAGTGGCCGGCGAGCGACGCGAGACCCAGTGGCAGGTATCACCCTACCGAGCGGCCGAACTCGGCCTGGTCGTCATCGAAGACATCACTGAGCAGCGCCAACGCGAGCGTTCGCAACGACAGCAACTGGAGAACGTGAATACCGAGCTCGCCCGTGAGGTGGCCGAACGCGTGCGCACCGAAGCGCAGCTGATGCAGGCGCAGAAGATGGATGCGCTAGGCAAGCTCACCGGCGGCATCGCGCACGATTTCAACAATCTGCTGACGGGCATCATCACCGGTATCGAGTTGCTGAAGAAACGGATGAGTGAAGGCCGTACCGACGCCGTCCTGCGCTTTGCCGATACGGCGCTCAATTCGGCGCGCAGCGCTGCTTCGATGACCAACCGCCTGCTGGCCTTCGCCCGCCAGCAGCCCTTGGACGCACGTCCAGCGGACCTGAACGAGCAGATCCGCTCCTTGGAAGAATTGTTGCAGCGAACCATTGGCGAGCATATCTCGCTCAATCTCGAGCTATGCGACCACGGTGCCGTGGCCCAGGTCGATGCCAACCAGCTAGAAAGTGCCGTGCTCAATCTGGTGATCAATGCGCGAGACGCCCTGCCTCACGGCGGCACCATCACCATTCGCACGGCGAAATTGGAGGCGCAGGCCGACGCAGACCTGGCCGATGGCAGCTATGTCGTGCTTACCGTAAAGGACAACGGCACCGGCATTGTGCCGGAGCTTCTGGACAAGGTATTCGACCCGTTCTTCACCACCAAACCGCTTGGTCAAGGTACCGGCCTGGGGCTCTCCTCGATCTATGGCTTCGCACGCCAATCGGGTGGCGAGGCCAGGCTCAGCAGTGTGCTCGGCGAAGGCACCGAGGTGTCGCTGGTCCTGCCGGCGGCCGTCGCGACCAGCGCTGCCACGACAGTTGTCGATGACATGCCGCAGGGCAACGGGGAGCACGTACTCATCGTCGAGGACATGCCGGCAGTGCGCATGCTGGTGGCCGAAATGCTGACTGAAGCAGGTTACCGTTGCAGCGAGGCTGGAGATGTCACAACCGCCCTGTCAGTGCTGCAGGATGATCCCAGCGTCGATCTGCTTCTGACAGACGTCGGGCTGCCGCAACTGTCCGGACGCGAATTGGCTGACGCAGCGCGTATCCACCGCCCGGCTCTGCCGGTCCTGTTCATGACGGGCTATGCCGAAAACGCGGTGCGTCGTGACCGCTTCCTCGTGGCCGGGATGGACATGGTGATCAAACCGTTTCAGATCGGTGACCTGCTGAGCAAGGTACGGCAGATGCTCAATCTCACGCCCCGCGCCCCGACCGAGTGA
- a CDS encoding bifunctional protein-serine/threonine kinase/phosphatase, which yields MTAQLRVSVGQHTDKGPKESNQDFHGIYIPKEPQLSSKGIALAIADGISSSAVSHIASESAITGFFADYYCTSDAWSVKTSAQRVLMATNSWLHAQSQQSQYRYDKDRGYVCTFSALVIKSTTAHLFHAGDSRIYRVQGKTLEQLTNDHRLRLSEGKSYLSRALGIHPQLEIDYRAERVEIGDTFILVTDGVYEFASAQFMSEAIARHATDLDAAAREIVNEALQRGSDDNLTVQILRIEQLPIQAPDELYQQLTELPFPPMLEARARFDGYTIVRELHASSRSHVYLATDDDSDTPVIIKTPSMDLQQDVAYLERFLTEEWVARRINSAHVAQPCRQTRKRNFLYSVSEFIDGQTLTQWMIDHPQPDLETVRGIVEQIAKGLRAFHRLEMLHQDLRPENIMIDATGTVKIIDFGSTQVAGIMEIASPTERSELLGTVQYTAPEYFLGESGTPRSDMFSLAVITYQMLTGKLPYGLQVAQCRTRAAQNKLSYSSIREHDREVPAWIDDVLRKALHPDPYKRYEDLSEFVFELRKPNQAFLNKARPPLMERNPVLFWKGVSLALAIALVVLLGR from the coding sequence ATGACCGCACAACTCAGGGTTTCGGTGGGCCAACACACCGACAAGGGTCCCAAGGAAAGCAATCAGGATTTCCACGGCATCTACATTCCCAAAGAGCCGCAACTGAGCAGCAAGGGCATCGCCCTCGCCATCGCCGATGGCATCAGCAGCAGCGCCGTCAGCCATATCGCCAGCGAGTCGGCCATTACCGGCTTCTTCGCCGACTACTACTGCACATCCGACGCCTGGTCGGTCAAAACCTCGGCGCAGCGGGTGTTGATGGCGACCAACTCCTGGCTGCATGCGCAAAGTCAGCAGAGCCAGTATCGCTACGACAAGGACCGCGGCTACGTCTGCACCTTCAGCGCACTGGTGATCAAATCGACCACCGCGCACCTCTTCCACGCCGGCGACTCGCGCATCTATCGCGTTCAGGGCAAGACGCTGGAACAGCTCACCAATGACCATCGTCTCCGGTTATCCGAAGGCAAAAGCTACCTGAGCCGGGCGCTGGGCATTCATCCGCAGCTGGAAATCGACTATCGCGCCGAGCGGGTGGAAATCGGCGATACCTTCATCCTGGTCACCGATGGGGTATACGAGTTTGCCAGCGCACAGTTCATGAGCGAAGCCATCGCCCGGCATGCGACCGATCTGGACGCGGCCGCGAGGGAGATCGTCAACGAAGCGCTGCAACGCGGCAGCGACGACAACCTCACGGTGCAGATCCTGCGCATCGAGCAGCTGCCGATTCAGGCCCCGGACGAGCTCTACCAGCAACTCACCGAACTGCCCTTCCCGCCCATGCTCGAGGCACGGGCGCGGTTCGATGGCTACACCATCGTCCGCGAGCTGCACGCCAGCAGCCGCAGCCACGTCTATCTGGCGACCGACGATGACAGCGACACGCCGGTAATCATCAAGACGCCGTCGATGGACCTTCAACAAGATGTGGCTTATCTCGAACGCTTCCTCACCGAGGAGTGGGTCGCGCGGCGCATCAACAGCGCACACGTGGCCCAGCCGTGCCGGCAGACACGCAAGCGAAACTTTCTCTACAGCGTCAGCGAATTCATCGACGGCCAGACGCTGACGCAGTGGATGATCGACCATCCGCAGCCGGATCTGGAGACGGTGCGCGGCATCGTCGAGCAGATCGCGAAGGGCCTGCGCGCCTTTCACCGGCTGGAAATGCTGCATCAGGACCTGCGCCCCGAGAACATCATGATCGACGCCACCGGCACGGTGAAAATCATCGATTTCGGGTCCACCCAAGTGGCCGGCATCATGGAAATCGCCTCGCCGACCGAACGCAGCGAGTTGCTCGGCACCGTTCAGTACACGGCGCCGGAATATTTCCTTGGCGAGAGCGGCACGCCGCGCTCGGACATGTTTTCGCTGGCGGTCATCACCTATCAGATGCTGACCGGCAAGCTGCCGTATGGCCTTCAGGTCGCCCAGTGCCGCACCCGCGCCGCGCAGAACAAGCTCAGCTACAGCTCGATCCGCGAGCACGACCGCGAGGTGCCGGCCTGGATCGATGATGTGCTGCGCAAGGCGCTGCATCCGGACCCGTACAAACGCTACGAGGACCTCTCGGAATTCGTCTTCGAGTTACGCAAGCCCAACCAGGCCTTCCTCAATAAGGCCCGGCCGCCGCTGATGGAGCGCAATCCGGTGCTGTTCTGGAAAGGGGTATCGCTGGCGCTGGCCATTGCCCTGGTCGTACTGCTGGGGCGCTGA
- a CDS encoding TIGR04211 family SH3 domain-containing protein yields the protein MSISRHLLALPTRVAGSATQRRALRAGLFGALLAVVVPAQAQQATNERWVSDSLTTYVRSGPTDGYRIVGSLKSGEKVELLDTQGDYSQVRGANGDRVWIRTADLQEMPGQAERLPELEQKVAELSEELRTIDDSWKTRVQGMQETLDSRKALIDELEARRQALDTALTATESDLRDAQARLGDENNQVLMRYMVYGGSIAGAGLLAGLIIPAMTRGRKRNDRWF from the coding sequence ATGTCCATATCCCGCCATCTCCTTGCTCTCCCTACTCGTGTTGCCGGATCTGCCACGCAACGCCGCGCATTGCGTGCCGGCCTGTTCGGCGCCCTGCTGGCCGTTGTCGTTCCAGCACAGGCGCAGCAAGCGACCAACGAGCGCTGGGTCAGCGACAGCCTGACCACTTACGTACGCAGCGGCCCAACCGACGGTTATCGCATCGTTGGTTCGCTCAAATCCGGAGAGAAGGTCGAGCTGCTCGACACTCAGGGCGATTACAGTCAGGTTCGTGGCGCAAATGGCGACCGAGTGTGGATCCGCACTGCCGACCTGCAAGAAATGCCCGGCCAGGCGGAGCGCTTGCCGGAGCTGGAACAGAAGGTTGCCGAGCTCAGCGAAGAGTTGCGTACCATCGACGACAGCTGGAAGACCCGGGTACAGGGCATGCAGGAGACACTCGACTCACGCAAGGCGCTGATTGACGAACTGGAAGCGCGCCGCCAGGCGCTGGATACCGCGCTTACCGCAACCGAATCGGATCTGCGCGACGCTCAGGCACGTCTCGGCGACGAGAACAATCAGGTACTGATGCGTTACATGGTCTACGGCGGCAGCATCGCCGGCGCAGGCCTGCTGGCTGGCCTGATCATTCCGGCCATGACCCGCGGCCGCAAGCGCAACGACCGCTGGTTTTGA
- a CDS encoding putative bifunctional diguanylate cyclase/phosphodiesterase produces MLVGSYNEILVFFSFVVAVLASYTALDMAGRVATSSGRAARMWWIGGAFAMGLGIWSMHFIGMLAFSLPIPLGYDPLITAGSLVVSIVASALALWLVCQHELRWSRLVQGALLIGAGIAVMHYSGMAALRIQPGIVYDQGWLIASVLIAVLASGAALWLAFRLRANLQRVQVWRGAAALVMGLAIIGMHYTGMAAASFPEGSFCGAANGVDTNWLALLVIVLTLAVLGITLTVSVLDARLQTRTSVLASSLEKANSELMQLALHDNLTRLPNRLLLEDRLSQALKVAQREQSCFAVMFMDLDGFKAVNDAYGHHLGDQLLISVTERLRDCVRAQDTLARLGGDEFVLLATIESPDDAATLAEKLVQCIAEPFVLSRYTLSVSLSIGIAVYPGDGEVERDLLLHADAAMYHTKSAGRNGYSFFEASMNANAVEQLQLLHDMRLAEANGELRLHYQPKFEAPAGPVRGFEALLRWQHPQRGMLSPDAFLPMAEKTGLIVPMGKWVLNEACRQLREWHEQGLDHWTVAVNLSAVQFEQPDLLDVVVEAIERHCIAPEMLTIEVTETVAMRSPETTIETLEKLTAMGVKASIDDFGTGYSSLLYLKRLPASELKIDRAFVREMSVGNEDSVIVSAIIALAKALGLQVVAEGVETAEQQQFLTGLGCETLQGFLLDRPMTPAQIRARVEQTQPGETAFTTDRLGLSEPA; encoded by the coding sequence ATGCTGGTCGGTAGCTATAACGAAATTCTCGTGTTCTTCTCGTTTGTTGTTGCCGTGCTGGCGTCCTACACCGCGCTGGACATGGCGGGCAGGGTAGCGACCTCGTCGGGTCGTGCCGCCCGCATGTGGTGGATTGGTGGCGCGTTTGCCATGGGCCTGGGCATCTGGTCCATGCACTTCATCGGTATGCTCGCGTTCAGCCTGCCGATTCCGCTGGGTTACGACCCGTTGATAACGGCCGGCTCGCTGGTGGTGTCCATCGTTGCATCGGCACTGGCGCTATGGCTGGTGTGCCAACACGAGTTGCGCTGGAGCCGGCTGGTGCAAGGGGCGCTGCTGATCGGTGCGGGCATTGCGGTGATGCATTACAGCGGTATGGCTGCGCTGCGCATCCAGCCAGGAATTGTGTATGACCAAGGCTGGTTGATCGCTTCGGTGCTGATCGCCGTACTGGCATCGGGCGCCGCGCTGTGGCTAGCCTTCCGCTTGCGTGCCAACCTGCAACGTGTGCAGGTCTGGCGTGGGGCGGCCGCGCTGGTGATGGGGCTGGCGATCATCGGCATGCACTACACCGGCATGGCGGCGGCGAGTTTTCCCGAGGGCAGCTTCTGTGGCGCAGCCAATGGCGTCGACACCAACTGGCTCGCACTGCTGGTCATCGTGCTGACGTTGGCCGTGTTGGGGATAACCCTGACCGTCTCGGTGCTCGATGCACGGCTGCAGACACGCACATCGGTGCTGGCCAGTTCACTGGAAAAGGCCAACTCCGAATTAATGCAGTTGGCTCTGCACGACAACTTGACCCGTTTGCCGAACCGTTTGTTGCTCGAAGACCGGCTGAGCCAGGCGCTGAAGGTGGCGCAGCGGGAGCAATCCTGCTTCGCTGTGATGTTCATGGACCTGGACGGCTTCAAGGCGGTAAACGACGCCTATGGGCACCACCTCGGCGACCAGTTGCTGATCAGCGTGACCGAGCGCTTACGCGACTGCGTGAGGGCGCAGGACACTCTGGCGCGCCTCGGCGGTGATGAATTCGTGCTGCTCGCGACCATCGAAAGCCCAGATGATGCCGCCACCCTCGCGGAAAAGCTGGTGCAATGCATTGCCGAACCGTTCGTACTGTCTCGCTACACGCTGAGCGTCTCGCTGAGCATCGGTATCGCCGTATACCCCGGCGACGGCGAGGTCGAGCGGGACCTGCTGCTGCATGCCGACGCCGCGATGTACCACACCAAGAGCGCGGGCCGGAATGGCTACAGCTTCTTTGAAGCATCGATGAACGCTAACGCCGTAGAGCAACTGCAGCTGCTACACGACATGCGGCTGGCTGAGGCCAACGGCGAGCTGCGCCTGCACTATCAACCCAAGTTCGAGGCACCTGCCGGCCCGGTGCGCGGCTTCGAGGCACTGCTGCGCTGGCAGCATCCCCAGCGCGGCATGCTGTCGCCCGACGCCTTTCTGCCGATGGCGGAAAAGACCGGGTTGATCGTGCCGATGGGCAAATGGGTACTGAACGAGGCCTGTCGGCAGCTGCGTGAATGGCATGAGCAGGGCCTCGACCACTGGACCGTGGCGGTCAATCTGTCGGCCGTGCAGTTCGAACAGCCGGATCTGCTGGATGTAGTGGTCGAAGCCATCGAGCGCCATTGCATTGCGCCGGAAATGCTGACCATCGAGGTCACCGAAACCGTGGCCATGCGCAGCCCGGAAACCACCATCGAAACGCTGGAGAAACTGACCGCGATGGGCGTGAAGGCCTCCATCGATGACTTCGGTACCGGCTATTCCAGTCTGCTCTATCTCAAGCGGCTACCGGCCAGCGAGCTGAAAATCGACCGCGCTTTCGTCAGGGAAATGAGCGTAGGCAACGAAGATTCGGTCATCGTCTCGGCCATCATCGCACTGGCCAAAGCGCTGGGGCTGCAGGTAGTCGCCGAAGGCGTGGAAACCGCCGAGCAGCAGCAGTTTTTGACCGGGCTTGGCTGCGAGACGCTCCAGGGCTTTCTCCTGGACCGGCCGATGACACCAGCGCAGATTCGCGCGCGGGTCGAACAGACGCAACCGGGAGAAACCGCCTTCACCACGGATCGGCTAGGGCTGAGCGAGCCGGCCTGA
- a CDS encoding anti-sigma regulatory factor — protein sequence MTPRASGSIAVRIEQDVVIARQAVRKLAQDCGMRLIDQTKLVTAVSELARNTVVYGGGGDMDWEVHDEGPRTGIRLTFRDEGPGITDVKLALTDGWTSGGGLGLGLTGAKRLVDDFELESTPGVGTRISIFKWS from the coding sequence ATGACCCCCCGTGCCAGCGGCAGCATTGCGGTACGTATCGAGCAGGACGTCGTGATAGCACGGCAGGCAGTCCGCAAGCTGGCACAAGATTGTGGTATGCGCCTGATCGACCAGACCAAGCTCGTCACTGCGGTCAGCGAACTGGCTCGCAATACCGTCGTGTATGGCGGCGGTGGCGATATGGACTGGGAGGTTCACGACGAAGGCCCACGCACCGGTATTCGCCTGACCTTTCGAGACGAGGGCCCCGGCATCACCGACGTCAAGTTGGCGCTGACCGATGGCTGGACGTCCGGCGGCGGTCTCGGTCTCGGCCTGACCGGCGCAAAGCGTCTGGTGGATGACTTCGAGCTCGAGAGTACTCCTGGCGTGGGCACTCGCATCAGTATCTTCAAATGGTCGTGA
- a CDS encoding ATP-binding protein: MVVNLSGSTTTVLAVEDASQVGHARRVAQALAVQLAFNEADAGRVALAATELATNLLKHAHHGALHLRPIPALTGSGIELVAVDRGPGFDPSKCMTDGFSTGGTQGTGLGALMRQGQLFDVYSDSRGSVVLVQLYPRQVSPIPLRFGVSQHSLLNDPACGDVWHLAVDGPRLSALIIDGIGHGEDAERAGLAGAGVFAAAPFADPATSMFDMHQAMNGTRGGAAAIAMFDGHTVRFTGIGNIGGCLLSSEKTRGLASHPGIVGSRFRKAVTFDYPVDAPQILVMYSDGLQSRWDLRDYPGLSHRHPAIIAALLHRDFCRGRDDVTVMVIALETVND, encoded by the coding sequence ATGGTCGTGAACCTTAGCGGCTCGACGACGACGGTATTGGCGGTCGAGGATGCCAGTCAGGTAGGCCATGCGCGCCGGGTTGCACAAGCGTTGGCCGTCCAGCTTGCATTCAATGAAGCCGATGCCGGTCGCGTGGCGCTCGCCGCCACCGAACTGGCGACCAACTTGCTCAAGCATGCCCACCATGGTGCCTTGCACCTGCGCCCTATACCGGCGCTGACCGGAAGCGGTATCGAACTGGTCGCGGTTGACCGCGGGCCGGGGTTCGACCCCAGCAAGTGCATGACCGATGGCTTTTCCACCGGCGGCACCCAGGGAACCGGGCTCGGCGCGCTGATGCGGCAAGGGCAGCTTTTCGACGTCTATTCCGATAGCCGGGGTTCGGTCGTGCTGGTTCAGCTGTATCCCCGGCAGGTTTCACCCATCCCGCTTCGCTTCGGTGTCAGCCAGCATTCGTTGCTCAACGATCCCGCCTGCGGCGATGTCTGGCACCTGGCTGTCGACGGGCCACGGCTCAGTGCGCTGATCATCGATGGCATCGGGCATGGGGAGGATGCTGAACGAGCGGGGCTCGCTGGGGCCGGAGTTTTCGCCGCGGCGCCGTTTGCCGATCCCGCGACCAGCATGTTCGACATGCATCAGGCAATGAACGGCACGCGTGGCGGTGCCGCGGCCATTGCCATGTTCGACGGCCACACGGTGCGTTTTACCGGGATTGGCAACATCGGTGGCTGCCTGTTGAGCTCCGAGAAGACGCGCGGCCTGGCTTCGCATCCAGGCATCGTCGGTTCGCGGTTTCGCAAGGCCGTGACGTTCGATTATCCGGTCGACGCCCCGCAGATCCTGGTCATGTACAGCGATGGCCTGCAGTCGCGCTGGGATCTGCGTGACTACCCCGGCCTGTCGCATCGCCACCCAGCCATCATTGCCGCGTTGCTGCATCGCGATTTCTGTCGAGGCCGAGATGACGTAACCGTGATGGTGATTGCCCTGGAGACAGTCAATGACTGA
- a CDS encoding STAS domain-containing protein, protein MERIPILRMGEFLLVTIQVDMHDQLALTLQDDLAERISSTSARAVLIDISALDMVDSFIGRMISSISGLSSIMDAETVVVGMQPAVAITLVELGLTLQGVSTALNVERGMQLLHKRMADK, encoded by the coding sequence ATGGAGCGCATCCCTATATTACGGATGGGCGAGTTTTTGCTCGTGACCATTCAAGTCGACATGCACGACCAACTGGCGCTGACGCTGCAGGATGATCTGGCCGAGCGCATCAGCTCGACCTCCGCTCGCGCGGTGCTGATCGATATCTCTGCGCTGGACATGGTCGATTCTTTCATTGGACGCATGATCAGTTCGATATCCGGTCTCTCCAGCATCATGGACGCCGAGACCGTGGTCGTCGGCATGCAGCCAGCCGTGGCGATCACCTTGGTCGAGCTGGGCTTGACGCTGCAGGGCGTCAGCACGGCCCTGAACGTCGAAAGAGGCATGCAGCTGCTGCACAAGCGGATGGCCGACAAATGA
- a CDS encoding sensor histidine kinase, translated as MTEPTHDELSKRLQQENELLRAELEETNQGVLALYAELDTQAEQLRQASDLKSRFLSYMSHEFRTPLGSIRSITRLLSDELDGPLSPEQHKQVLFISGAAGELSDMVDDLLDLAKIEAGRITISPAWFDMFDLFAALRGMFRPIVDTNAVDLIFEEPQDMPRLYTDDKKLAQILRNFISNALKFTQNGEVRISVRPEGDSEVRFAVTDTGIGIPEDMHGNLFEDFVQIDTPLQKRLRGTGLGLSLCKRFAELLGGRVGVHSTPGIGSTFFVVIPVAISSEPGNGG; from the coding sequence ATGACTGAACCGACTCACGATGAGCTCAGCAAACGGCTGCAGCAGGAAAACGAGCTGCTGCGCGCGGAGCTCGAAGAAACCAACCAGGGGGTCCTGGCGCTGTATGCGGAACTCGATACGCAAGCAGAGCAGCTGCGCCAGGCTTCTGACCTGAAAAGCCGCTTCCTTTCCTACATGAGCCATGAGTTCCGTACCCCGCTGGGTTCGATTCGCAGCATCACCCGTCTGCTCAGCGATGAGCTGGATGGCCCGCTCAGTCCGGAACAGCACAAGCAGGTCCTGTTCATCAGTGGGGCTGCAGGCGAGCTCAGCGACATGGTCGATGACCTGCTTGATCTGGCCAAGATCGAAGCCGGACGGATCACCATTTCGCCGGCCTGGTTCGACATGTTTGACCTGTTCGCTGCATTGCGCGGAATGTTTCGCCCGATTGTCGATACCAACGCAGTGGACCTGATTTTCGAAGAACCGCAGGACATGCCGCGCCTTTATACCGACGACAAGAAGCTTGCGCAGATTTTGCGAAATTTTATTTCCAATGCGCTCAAGTTCACCCAGAACGGTGAAGTGCGCATCTCCGTGCGCCCCGAGGGCGACTCGGAGGTCCGTTTCGCCGTAACAGACACCGGCATTGGAATTCCAGAGGACATGCACGGCAACCTCTTCGAGGATTTCGTTCAGATCGACACACCGCTGCAGAAGCGTCTGCGCGGCACTGGGCTGGGTTTGTCGCTGTGCAAGCGCTTCGCCGAATTACTGGGCGGTCGAGTGGGTGTGCACAGTACGCCTGGGATCGGCTCGACATTCTTCGTCGTCATCCCCGTCGCGATTTCCTCGGAGCCCGGCAATGGCGGATAA
- a CDS encoding STAS domain-containing protein, producing the protein MATLQQRTFNVIARNEQELVESWTRNLEASGTYRNVKIDEFRQQTRDFIGLLIAGAGQGDSTDLRASSWDPMRQFLDKLSQSRVLLGFDSQQTAGFIFSLKQPLMPLLQAEYADEPAALAEQLWALSELIDQLGLHTVNTFQKSRESVIKRQQEELLELSTPVVKLWDGVLALPMIGTLDSQRTQVVMESLLQRIVDTGSEIAIIDITGVPTVDTLVAQHLLKTVTAIRLMGADCIISGVRPQIAQTIVHLGLDLQGIVTKASLADALALALRRSGLTVSKAV; encoded by the coding sequence ATGGCCACACTGCAACAGCGTACTTTCAACGTCATCGCCAGAAACGAGCAGGAGCTGGTCGAAAGCTGGACTCGCAACCTCGAGGCCAGCGGCACTTATCGCAACGTAAAAATCGATGAGTTCCGTCAGCAGACCAGAGATTTCATAGGCTTGCTAATTGCGGGAGCTGGCCAAGGCGACTCTACCGATTTGAGGGCCTCAAGCTGGGATCCGATGCGCCAGTTTCTCGACAAGCTCTCTCAAAGCCGCGTGTTGCTCGGTTTCGATTCCCAACAGACGGCCGGATTCATCTTCTCGTTGAAGCAGCCGTTGATGCCATTGTTACAGGCCGAATACGCCGATGAACCGGCAGCGCTCGCCGAGCAGCTTTGGGCCCTGTCCGAGTTGATCGATCAACTCGGGCTGCATACCGTGAACACCTTTCAGAAATCGCGCGAGTCTGTAATCAAGCGTCAGCAGGAAGAATTGCTGGAGCTTTCCACACCCGTGGTAAAACTGTGGGACGGCGTACTCGCCCTGCCAATGATCGGCACATTGGACTCACAACGCACTCAGGTGGTGATGGAGTCGCTGTTGCAACGCATCGTCGATACCGGTTCTGAGATCGCCATCATTGATATCACTGGCGTGCCAACAGTCGATACGCTCGTGGCGCAGCATCTGCTCAAGACCGTGACGGCGATCCGCCTGATGGGCGCCGATTGCATCATCAGCGGTGTGCGCCCGCAGATCGCCCAGACCATCGTGCACCTGGGGCTCGATCTGCAGGGCATTGTGACCAAAGCATCGCTCGCGGACGCGCTCGCACTCGCCCTGCGCCGCTCGGGTCTGACCGTCAGCAAGGCCGTCTAA
- a CDS encoding formate/nitrite transporter family protein, with protein MSYIIPSEFVTKMVDAGESKIYMSTRDTLIRAFMAGAILALAAVFAITITVQTGAPLVGAMLFPVGFVMLYLMGFDLLTGVFVLTPLALLDRRPGVTVNGVLRNWGLVFLGNFAGALTVAVMMAFVFTMGFSTDPGAVGEKISHIGEARTLGYAEFGAAGWATIFLRGMLCNWMVSMGVVGAMISTTVSGKAIAMWMPIMLFFYMGFEHSVVNMFLFPSAMIMGGEFSVMDYMIWNEIPTALGNLVGGLAFTGLTLYTTHIKTAPKRALR; from the coding sequence ATGTCCTACATTATCCCTTCGGAATTCGTCACCAAAATGGTCGACGCCGGTGAGTCCAAGATCTACATGTCTACCCGGGACACCTTGATTCGGGCCTTCATGGCCGGCGCGATCCTCGCCCTCGCGGCGGTCTTCGCTATCACCATCACGGTGCAGACGGGCGCGCCGCTGGTAGGCGCCATGCTCTTCCCGGTCGGTTTCGTCATGCTGTACCTGATGGGCTTCGATCTGCTGACCGGCGTGTTCGTGTTGACTCCGTTGGCGCTGCTCGACAGGCGTCCGGGCGTGACGGTGAATGGCGTGCTGCGCAACTGGGGGCTGGTATTCCTCGGCAACTTCGCCGGCGCGCTGACCGTGGCCGTGATGATGGCCTTCGTCTTCACCATGGGCTTTTCCACCGACCCCGGCGCTGTAGGCGAAAAGATTTCCCATATCGGCGAAGCACGCACCCTGGGCTACGCCGAATTCGGCGCGGCGGGCTGGGCGACCATTTTTCTGCGCGGCATGCTGTGCAACTGGATGGTTTCGATGGGCGTGGTTGGCGCAATGATCTCCACGACGGTCAGCGGCAAAGCGATCGCCATGTGGATGCCGATCATGCTGTTCTTCTATATGGGATTCGAGCATTCGGTGGTGAACATGTTCCTGTTTCCTTCGGCGATGATCATGGGCGGCGAATTTTCGGTCATGGATTACATGATCTGGAACGAGATCCCCACCGCGTTGGGTAACCTGGTAGGCGGTCTGGCATTCACCGGCCTGACGCTCTATACCACCCACATTAAAACTGCACCCAAGCGCGCCCTGCGCTGA